From a single Salmo salar chromosome ssa22, Ssal_v3.1, whole genome shotgun sequence genomic region:
- the prph gene encoding peripherin → MSHPSMIHHSGRTSTSYRRTFGVPNPISMSSYSPSYSSVNSRKPMSSGRYMRSISPVVSSRSSNYHHQQRQRSSTQLPRLTYEKVDFQLADAVNAEFLATRSNEKVELQDLNDRFASFIDKVHYLEQQNSGLQQELSQFKGQLQEGKPNRATELFQEELRELRRQLDHVGKERDQYQVERDNLAEDMNLLKQRLDEENQKRAEAESNLIVFRKDVDDATLSRLELERKIESLMDEIEFLKKLHEEEIQDVQVSVQTQQMKMEVEQTARPDLAAALKDIRAQYENIASKNMHESEEWYKSKFADLTDSAKRNTDALRQAKQEQNEHRRQMQSLSCEIDALKSTNEALLRQMREMEDQFGVEANNYQDNVGRLEEEIHHLKDEMARHLREYQDLLNVKMALDIEIATYRKLLEGEESRIIVPMHPSQYGRSGDRAYDHTPDTPKRKPVVIKTVETRDGEVVKESKTEKERSEMDGSHGRNDRDHDRNGRDD, encoded by the exons ATGAGCCACCCTTCAATGATCCACCATTCAGGCCGCACCTCCACTTCTTATCGCCGCACGTTCGGGGTCCCCAACCCCATCTCCATGTCCTCCTACTCGCCTTCCTACTCGTCTGTCAACTCCCGCAAGCCAATGTCCAGCGGGCGCTACATGCGCTCCATATCACCCGTGGTGTCCTCTCGCTCCTccaactaccaccaccagcagCGGCAGCGCTCCAGCACCCAGCTGCCCCGTCTCACCTACGAAAAGGTGGACTTCCAGCTGGCCGATGCGGTCAACGCCGAGTTCCTGGCCACCCGCAGCAACGAGAAGGTGGAGCTGCAGGACCTCAACGACCGCTTCGCCAGCTTCATTGACAAGGTGCACTACCTGGAGCAGCAGAACAGCGGGCTGCAGCAAGAGCTGAGCCAGTTCAAGGGCCAGCTGCAGGAGGGAAAGCCCAACCGGGCCACCGAGCTCTTCCAGGAGGAGTTGAGGGAGCTGAGGCGCCAGCTGGACCACGtgggcaaggagagggaccagTACCAGGTTGAGAGGGACAACCTGGCCGAAGACATGAATCTCCTCAAACAGAG GCTGGATGAGGAGAATCAGAAGAGAGCTGAGGCTGAGAGTAACCTGATTGTCTTCCGCAAA GATGTGGATGATGCAACTCTGTCTCGCCTGGAGCTGGAGAGGAAGATCGAGTCTCTGATGGATGAGATTGAGTTCCTCAAAAAGCTGCATGAAGAG GAGATCCAGGACGTGCAGGTGAGTGTCCAGACCCAGCAGATGAAGATGGAGGTGGAACAGACTGCCAGGCCTGACCTGGCTGCTGCCCTCAAGGACATCAGGGCCCAGTACGAGAACATCGCCTCCAAGAACATGCATGAGTCTGAGGAGTGGTACAAGTCCAAG TTTGCTGACCTGACGGACTCTGCCAAGCGTAACACTGATGCTCTGAGGCAGGCCAAGCAGGAGCAAAATGAGCACCGGAGGCAGATGCAGTCCCTCAGCTGTGAGATCGATGCACTGAAGAGCACG AACGAGGCTCTGCTGAGGCAGATGCGTGAGATGGAAGACCAGTTTGGCGTGGAGGCCAATAACTACCAGGACAACGTGGGTCGCCTGGAGGAGGAGATACACCACCTGAAGGACGAGATGGCCCGCCACCTGAGGGAGTACCAGGACCTGCTCAATGTCAAGATGGCCCTGGACATAGAGATCGCCACTTACCGCAAGctgctggagggagaggagagcag GATTATTGTTCCCATGCACCCCTCCCAGTACGGCCGTAGTGGTGATAGGG CCTATGACCACACCCCAGACACCCCTAAAAGAAAGCCCGTGGTGATTAAGACAGTGGAGACTCGTGATGGAGAG GTGGTGAAGGAGTCAAagacggagaaggagaggagcgAGATGGATGGCAGCCATGGCAGGAATGACAGGGACCATGATAGGAATGGCAGGGATGACTAG